The nucleotide sequence ttatagtcgaaggaggcaccacagtggcacacaggaggttgaAGGGTACAATAGCTATGTTTATCTcttgccattacgggacaagacgcattaaatgcgcccctgaggtgtcccctcactttatcgccgcctcgccctgcttcgacgcgcgtccaggcCAGCAAGGcgggcagcgccatgtaggctggcaggctgctgaggtggtccGGTGGTGGcgtcttcatgaagatcttcatgccaccacgcaggtgcttgctgagttggcctcgggaccgcacgttgccacgcaggtgcccgcctggctggctgggctggcagttGCATGGGAACGGCAGTGGGGTCTTGGTGCACGCGGATCTGACCGCGCCCTCGCTGATGTCCtctgcaagggtcttgccgtgacactgcagtcatccccggcaaggattttgccgaaggtctcgtcttctggtcctcatctgatattgtgtgtgttaatgatcttcacaaagatctgcatgccaccatgaagGCGCCTCCCGAgtcttggttccaatgtggttgatggtctTGGAAAACTCgagctcaagggtggcgcgctttgTTGGTGTTGGGcgggtcgccccggcaagggtcttgccgggggagttcgcctcgccctcttgctctttgtgtttctgtcttggcgttgctttgatcgtcttgtggcttcggctttcctcccttgccctgctaagtgtggccacaggcgcgactctgactgcccgtgcataggtaaaggaGTACAAAGTAGAGCctctacttctgtacaccgacagggGGCGGGCCAGTTACATGTTCAACACTAGGCATTcaactgcaagtgtcgcacccgaccgcaactgcatgtcttgtAACTCGACCGCAACTGGACTTTTTTGTTCTGCCGGAGGGGCCACCGGTAGAGGGAgcgggccagttgcaagcccgacaacatccccccaactgcaagtgtcgcacccGGCTGCAACTGCATGTCTACGACTATTTCTAATTTTCTActtttaattttatttttgtttttgtaggTTTTTTATCTATTCTAaatagtgttgtttttctacttttaattttatttttgtttttgtaggTTTTTTATCTATTCTAAATAGTGTTGTTTTTTATTTTTCAAACGTGCCACCTAGTTGCACGTCGCCCGTGTGTGACCACATATGTTGTAGTCCACATGCAATTCGAAGCGACATTAGCCGAGGTGTAACTAGGGTGCGGGCGGGGCGGGGAGCTGAGTGCTTGGGCGGGCCCGGTTTACTTTTCTTTATTCATTTCTCTACCATTTGTTttcctttctatttttatttttccgTTTTGGATTTGTGTTATGTTCCTTTTCTAAATGGTGGTGTTTTGGACTTCTTTTGGAAAAAATGTTGCATGGTCAGTACACAGTTGCATGTACTCCGGCCATGCGCAATTGCACGCCCACTATCCATGTATAACTtaatattctttttctttttaaaaagtAGTGCCGATGGGGTTATACACATGTCAGTAGCATGTCCGTCTACCATGTGCAATTTGCATGCCTGTCATTTCTATTTTTAAGGAACTGGAGAAAAAAAGACTTgaacagaaaagagagagagagagagcgaacaCAACACCAACACGCACAAGCTGCACGAACAGCTAATCTTACCTCAGCCGATGCACGGCAACTTAATTGACAGAGACAAAATATAAATGCAAGCCAGCCTAAACCAGTGAAGCCCGTCACAGAAAACAGGAGACAACCGAGCCCACAAACAAGCCCAACAAGCAAACATCACAAACGAGCTATCAGAAACTACAATATTCACGACCCGGCGACACTAGAAGTTCTTGCATGCAGAGAAGCTATGGCACTTGCGCAAGACCTCTCGTTAAGGAGAATCGGTATTGCTTGTGATTGCAAATCAGTGGTGGAAGAGATACATAAGGGATCGGTTGGCCCTTATAGTGTGATCATTAAGGAGATTGAAGCTTCAGCAAGGGATTTTGATAGCTGTGTTTTTATTTTTGAAAGTCGTGTTTTAATTTTTGATGCTCATAGTTTGGCCAAGTTTTCTTCGTCTTTAGAAGTGGGTCGCCATGTGTGGTTGATTCCTGTAAACCGAACCCCGTCTTAATAAAGTGTTGGTTTACCGCTCAAAAAAAAGCTATCAGAAACTACACGATACGCACAAGGATGACGTCATTCGACTGAGACAtagcgaagtctcagtcgactgagacagACCCTAATATTAAACAATTCAGAACCATGTTTACTTCAATTCCAGGGATTTACATAACTCAATATTGCCACGGGGCTAATAAAAATAAATCTGCATTCAAGATGCTTATATTATAGCCAGGATGCCACGGGGCTAATAAAAATAAATCTGCATTCAAGATGCTTATAGCCAGAATGCCACGGGGCCAGCCAACGAATCCAGCTTGTCATGGGCTCTCCTGAAAACTCTGCAGCCATGAGTTCACCGTGACTGAAGAAGCAGCTCACCATCTTTGTCATACTGAACATCAAACGTTGTCATGCGAATAACGACCTGAGGAGGCCCTACGTACATTCCACTCTCCTTGCCCTTGCGCTGCCGCACGTCTTCATCGGCCTTGTGCCACATAGATTCCACGAGACAGAACCTGGTGCCGCCCATGTGAACGAGGGTGGCACCCAGGTGCAGCGGCGAATCCGGGTCGAAAAGCCTTTCCTCTCCGAGGAGCTTCCATCGTGGTAAGGTCGTTGCACCGGCGGCAACTGGCACGACATCCGAGGAACAGAGATGACCGATGCCACCCTTATGGTGGCACATGCCGATCCATGCATCCAGCTGAGATACGTAGTGTGCTTGGCCGCGGAAAGGGAGCTGCCAGTCGCCGTGGCGCGTCCACTCCATTTTCTTGGTGTCGAAGGAGAAGGTGCCCTCCTCGGTTACGGTCCTCCATTTACGGGATGACACCACGAGGGTGCGCCCATCCGGGTGTACAGCATAGCATACAGGAGCTGTGAACGGCAGCAGCGAACGTGGCGAGTCGAGTGACGACCAGACCCACGGTTTCTGCACTGCAGGTGCATATACAGCTTCGCAAACTGGCGGGTCGCCAAGGTAGTGGATGCGGTTGATGAAGAGGAAGAGCCTTCcgtcgatggagacgaggatgggCCTTCCAAAGGACATGCGAAACTCGGGCCACGGGAGGATACCAACTGCGGAGGTGGCCGTGTCGAAGGCGGGGATAGCGGGGCTAACCTCATGGGGCTTCATGGCAACGATCTTGGTGCCGTGGGCGACGAAGGCGTACGAGTGGCCGTGCACCACGTCAAAGCGGGCGAGCGGCGGCTCGCTGAAGTCGTCAGGCTCGCAGTTATCGTTGGCGTAGTCCAAAGCGTCTAAATCCACCTTGCGAACGCTGTAGCCCTTATCCCAGTCGTCCAACACTAGGAACAAGTGTTGCTGCGGCTTGGGGGCGGCTGCGGTGCTGCAGTTGTGGAGAGAGATTTTGCGCTTTGACATTTCGACCGCCGCGGCGGCGGTGCTGCAGCTGTGGAGCGAGATCTTGCGCTTTGACATGTCGACTTGCACCGTATCGAATCCTGGCTGAGAgatctgtatatatatatatatgaagaaaaATCTAATTACAACCTGAACTCGGATACCTGCGAGGATCCGATTGGGCTGGGAAGAGGAAGGAATTGGAGTAGACGCCGGATCTGGATTTGTGAATTGGGGATTCCGGGGGGCGGCGCAGTTTGGGCAGCGACCTGGGGGGTCACTGGCAGATTTGGAAGGGGACAGCAGAGGGACGGCAATGAGGGAGGACTTACCCGGCGGTGGTCGGAGCAGGGAGGGCGGTGGCGGCCGGAGATAGGCGGGCAGTGGCGGCCGGAGATGGGAGGGCAGGAAGGGCGGCCTCGCAACATAGTAATAAACAATAATTATAATAGTAACAATAAATATAAATAGAGAAGAGGCCCGGGAGGGTGGGGTGCGTCCGCTGGGGTCGGGGTGTGCAAAGACAACGAATCTAGACACTCCCTAGACACGAAGACAAACCGACTCAACGAGGgcatctctttttttttcttttcttttttttttggaaaaaacgaGAGCATCTCCAACCACAAAGTACGGGGCACTCAAATATTGGGACTCCACCAGTTTAGATTTGACCGCTAGATACGAGTATGAGACTAGTGGCAAGCCGTCCGATCAGGTGCAGGAAGGACGTCCGATCTGGGCCAGTCCAGCGTGAGATTTGTTGGTTTATCTTTTGGCTAACGATAGGCGCCTTCGGCCGGCGCACCGTGCACGTCCGATTGACGCATTATTAGCCGTTCAAATTCTATCCTCATCCTATATGTGATATCCACCGCACTGAGTTGCTTTCAACGTGCTCACCATCGTCAGTTCGTCGCCCCCGCGAGAACGCGGCAGCGCCCGCCTTGTCAGCGCTCAAcagctcaccccccccccccccgccccgcgcaCCCAGCCTTACCCTCCAAACACTAGTTGGAGCTCCCCTCTCGAAGGATGCAGCTCGCCGTTGCCGGTCGTTGCTGGATGCGGCTGCAACTCGCCGGCTGCCGGTTGTATCACTGCCCCCATGCTGGTTACACCTCTCCGGCCTCGTCGTGGATACATactttcactactagaaaaacgctTATAGATAGAATTTTACTAGTAGCGCTGGTTTAAgcagaagcgctactactaagtaccaGTAGCGCTAGGAATAACAAGCGCTACTGGTACAATTTAGCAGCAACGATGGTTAGGGTGGACGGCGCTACTGTTAAATGTGCCACACCACACGGCCAGGTCAAGAGACACTAGCAGCGCTTGGAACCTATGCAATGCTACAACTAAAGCAATAGCACTAGGGAAACGTTTGGAGCCGGGGCACCGGCCGAACCACTCGGCCGGTCGCGTCCACGCACGCTTCGCCTCAGCCATCCACCAAGCGACACGTAGGACGCGGGGCCATCCAAATCGTTGCTTTTCTTCAACTTCCCGCAGATCCCACCCCATCCCCGTCTCCCAGCTCCGCGGATCTCGCCCCATCCTCGTCTCCTGCCTCCGTCGTTGCAGCACGCAGCGCCGATGCCCGCATCTCCTGCTTCCGTCGCTGCAGCGCGTGAGTAACTCGCCGTTGGCCATGGAAGATCGATTCCCCGCCGGCCATGGATGTAGATCTCACTCCGCCACGCTTGCTGCCCCGCTCGCCATTGGATGCAGCAAGGTCGTTTGACCAATCCCATTTCCGTTGGTTGCAACTCCCACGTGCCTCGTGCTTCTGCCTCGCCGACGACGACCCGGGCGGCGATGGACGACACCGGAGGCTTCCGCAGAATCGTCGCACCCCCTCATGTTGCAACCGTTTAAAAAAAAAGCTTCATCCCCCTAGATGAAAAGCTTCAACCGGATGTAGAGAAAGCTACAAGCGATCAGCGCCATCGCCGGAAAGCTACACCCGTTGACATGAAATGCTACAACCTTTgattaaaaaagcttcaaccgaaaTGACACAAAAAGGCTTGACCAAGTGCTGCTAAAAAGAAAATAGCTACAACTTTTGGTAGAAAAGCTTCAACGGTTGTTGGAAAAAGCTCCAACCATTGAGAGAGAAAGCTACAACTAGACACTATGAAAATAAGAAAGCTTCAACCAGCgacggctggaggtggaagaagatgATAAAATGCTGCAGTTTTGCTACATGCTTCAACCGGCATAGATTTTTGCTACAACTGGCATAACATTTTTGCTACAACTAGCATCACGTTTTGCTACAACACATAGCCGGCGTGGTGGTTTTGCTACAACTAGCATcg is from Triticum aestivum cultivar Chinese Spring chromosome 1B, IWGSC CS RefSeq v2.1, whole genome shotgun sequence and encodes:
- the LOC123120463 gene encoding uncharacterized protein; amino-acid sequence: MLRGRPSCPPISGRHCPPISGRHRPPCSDHRRISQPGFDTVQVDMSKRKISLHSCSTAAAAVEMSKRKISLHNCSTAAAPKPQQHLFLVLDDWDKGYSVRKVDLDALDYANDNCEPDDFSEPPLARFDVVHGHSYAFVAHGTKIVAMKPHEVSPAIPAFDTATSAVGILPWPEFRMSFGRPILVSIDGRLFLFINRIHYLGDPPVCEAVYAPAVQKPWVWSSLDSPRSLLPFTAPVCYAVHPDGRTLVVSSRKWRTVTEEGTFSFDTKKMEWTRHGDWQLPFRGQAHYVSQLDAWIGMCHHKGGIGHLCSSDVVPVAAGATTLPRWKLLGEERLFDPDSPLHLGATLVHMGGTRFCLVESMWHKADEDVRQRKGKESGMYVGPPQVVIRMTTFDVQYDKDGELLLQSR